GGGGGGGGCTGCCAATATCTCGACGTGCTGTATGCTGACTGTGCTGGGGCCGGTGCAGTCTGGATCGGCAGGGAAGGAACTGCGGAGACTGCAGGTGGCACCAGTGAGGTAGTGGGTGTTGGTCGTATCATGTTGCCTGGGGGCACAGGTTGTGCAGGCGTGGCCCATGATACAGGGTCGACCTGgtcagcagcagctgatgaaACAGAATCCTTACGTCTCGTCTGTGACATGGGAGCAGATTGTGTTGTCTCAGCCTCTGATGCTTGATCCACATCATCTGCCAGCGATGCGAAGGATGCTTTATCCGCTGCCTTGGTCAGTGTAGCAGAGGGTGCAACGCAAACCGATGAGGCCGTGGCTGTGTACTGATCTTGATAGAGGGGCACCGACTGAGCTGGAATGTGTGATGCAGACGTATACTGTGCCGTCCTAGCAGGACTGTGACACATGTCGATCCTCTCTAGATGGGGAAGGCTACTGTACCGAGACATATCCGCAGCATATCGATGTGGGCGATGTGTAGGGTGAGTATAGCCGACCTGCGGGTGAGGAGTCAGTCTTACATTGTCCATTTCAGCTTCCAGCTCTTTCATTTGGTGTCTTATAGTCTGCCAGCGTACCTCTAGATGCTGAAGTCTCTCATCAGGGCTCTCATGGGTTTGATATGTGGGCCCTGGATAGGGAAGGTTTCCTCCCATGTTGGGTGGTGCTACATATGTGGATGTCACCGGCGACACTGTCCCTGTCATAGTGGGATGAAGGGGTTGAAGCGGGTAGCTGAGCTCGTAGTCCTCCAGATGTCCGGGAATGCGTCGCACCCTGCTGGGACGGGGACTCGGTGGCTGCTGCCCATCATAATATCCTCTGCTTGTAGCCATGGTGCAACTTGTGTACATCCGGCTCGAAGGACCACTTGTAGATTATTATTTAGATGCTGGCGTACACAGGCTGACCTTAGTCTTCTGTCAGAAAAACTGCAGCTACTCCAGAGGTTTATTTAACCCTTCTTTATTTCTCAAAATGGGAACAGTGTACaggatgtgttgttgtgtggtttcctgagatatataaataaagggaACAGTAATGTATTAGTACATTATAATGTAACATAGTTGTGAACTAAACACACAAATAGTACTATACAACAAATGCAGTGAGAATGATGACAACAATGGTATTCTCTATTGGCCACACGGGGGCGCCTCAGACCGCATCATGACAATTTATCACCAGCAACTGTAATAAACATTAATTGTGTTCGATGTAGAACCCATCCGTGgtataacacacacaatcaaacggCGTTATGTGTCTAGGACACATATATAAGGTAATCTGAACATATTAACCAGCCTGTGTTAATATATCTTACATTATTATGTCGCGCGCGAGAGTAATAATCACAACATGGCGGCCTGTCCAGGCTCACGCCAGGTATAGCAGGAGACTGCGTACTACTTAACAGTGTGTATAAACTTACGTCTCACTCACGCACGATGAACACAATATAACGGTGGGGACAACTACAGATTCAACTCCATTCACTACCGTCACTGCCGTAGAATACGTGCACAGCACTCCGCGTAACTTCACTGACTTTGCTGGCTTCGGGGTCACTCGGGACTACTCGGGTCCTTCCGTTATCGTTCGGCGCCGTGACTGTGGCGTTCCGAACACGGCAGAGCAGGGAAGTTTGCACAAGTTATAAAGCAAAATAGAATGAATTTTTATTCCACCTGCATTCATTAACATCCAACTACAACTCAGCCACGAAACATATGCTCATTTTAaccaaaatgtcacagcacTAAGGAGCTACTAGAGTGttgtaagtcattttttttgcttggTTTTTCTATTGACTCAACATTCAAGATTGTTATTTAATGAGAGTCTGCTATACTAATGAATCTTTGTGCGTActgccagctgctgctgctccattcTCCTCATCGTCGTCGTTGTCAGCTGAACTGGGTCGAGCCACGGCAACGAAAACAGGTATAGTGAAAGTCCACACCTGTTGGATTGAGCCACCATGAATTGCTCTCCAAAATCGAACCATGAATTTAACcgttctctttgtgtgttttcagtgttccGGCCATGTTCTGGCCTTGTTATATAATATTGTGTTTGCATGATGGTGTTCCTACTAACCAATAGGGTTCGTGAATTGATTTCCTCAACGTTGAGGGTAAGTacccatttttttcttcttcatgcaTGTTAGACAACATCAGAATTCATATTGCTTCCCCTGCTCAGACTAATACAGGCTAAATATTGTTATAACTGAGTATCAATCCATACacaagtgtgtttatgtgtgtatgaataAACTCTAAAAAATAACTAACACAAACTAGGGGTAGTATAAGCATGAGggcaaaagaacaacaacaacaacagcaaatcaACAAATCAATCATCAACAATAACGAATCGATCTCTATATATTAACAACTAACCTAACTccataatattaaaaacaaaccaacaaaaacagtgagggactttagaaaaacaaaagcacaccaTCACACTCAAATGAAAATTATGACTCAGGGTCACAACAGTACCCCTTGAATTTGTAAGACTTAGCAGGTGAAGTAATGAGTATATATACAAGTATACGTATGAGTGATATTTGCGTGATTTCTGCCTTTAGCCAGACAAattgtgtcacttttgtaactgacatttaaatgactcCTTAAGTGCCTTCCTTCACTGTCAAGACCACCTGCTGACACTAAAGGGAAAGAAGACAAGACGCTAGTGGATGGTATTTGCTCTTGAATTTGTGCCTCCATCTTCAATGCTGTAATCCGTCAATCTATTACAAGTTGTACTTAAATGTTACAATTTGTCCTTTTATTACACagtctaaaataaaaagaataaaaagcacaaatgttaTGACATCTCACtaatctttttcattttccaccCTTGTTCTAACAGCTGGTCCTTCTGTTGTTGTGCCCCGACTGACACTCAGACCAACCGCTCATACTACACCTGAGCCGCCACCCAGTAAGATGTTACTAGTACTACTCTTAACTACTCTGGAGATGTTACTCTACCACCACATTGTGTCCAATAAAAATGATTGCATCTCacttactactttttttttgtctttggttcTCCTTGCCACAGCCGAGCCCCCTGCCTTGGCTTCCCCACTGGCACAGATAGCAGATGAGGACATAAACAGTTGGAGCTGCTCGCATCATCAGAAGACTTGGATGAGGACAGAACTCCAGTCTCTGGGACTGTGGCCTGGGTTCCAACATATGCTCAAGCCAGGGCCCGCGCTTTCACTATGGCGTCTCCCCCCACAGCCTGAACTCATGGACACGGCGTCAACTCTCCAGTCCCGCAACCTCTTCCAGCTCCATCCGTTTTTTATCTGGAAACCTGAGAGCGGCATAATGGTGAGGCTGAGGGATAATTATGTACTCCCTTGCCTTCACGGTTGTCCAAAGCCAGACGTTGTCTCAGCCGGTGTGGGAAGGCCTCGAGTGATTGTCGGCACCAACAGACAATACTACATCTTTGCTTCGCGACTTTGCTGCAAGATGTGTAAGCGGATGTGATTTGCCGACAGTCCTCGGTGGCTGGACAAACTGCCAAAGCGCTTCACAAACATTGTGCCAGCATTCCTGACTTACAAGAAGGCCTTTTGTAAGTCTGTGCTTCATGAGCTGAGGCGCACTGGCAGGTCTGTTCTGACATGGCAAAGCAGGTGAAAAAACTGCTGCATCTCAAGTATGAACGAGCTCGACTGGCATACCTCTGCAGCATTCAGAACACCTGGGACGCCGAGGGTGGGGTTTGTGGGAAGGAAGACGCGCCACTGTCTTTTGGAGCCTATGATGACACGGATGGATGGTGTggagtctctgtctctgcctcctaCTTATCAGACTGCCTCACTGATGAGTGCAAGCTCCTGCAGCGCACTTCTGGACAGGTCTTACGCTCTGACCACACCAGGAAGGATGACTCACTGGTtcctgtgtccccccccccgGCCCGACACCATCCGCAAACCTGACCCCGTCAACTCCTGCACCTGTGGCCCAGCTCCCCCAGCTTCAACCTGCTGAGAGCCATAATGTACAGCCGATGTCCAAAGGAAGCACGGGACATCCAGCTATAAAGGGTAAGTCAGTACCAGTTTCGAGCAACATTTCAAATGCCACTGTAAATGACTTTATGTACTTACCGACATCAGCTGAATAAACATgggtaaaataataatgttcttAAAATGCTTTTCTTTGTTCCAGAAACCTCACCTCTGCCACTGGAGACACGGAAGCCGTGGCAAACTGGGGGAAGTGAGACTGTCCATGTCCCCGTTGTGGTGCTGCCACCAGCCACTGTCAATCCAGTCGATCCGGACCATGTGCCACCTGAAAAGCCATTGGCAGAGGACAAAGTACAGAAAATGTTACAGGACatattgcagcagcagcagcagtttcagcaacaGCTACAACAGGTACAGCTGCCGCGGCAGGAGCAGCAAGAAAAGCCACGGCAGACCAAAACATGTCGTGCGTGTGGGCAGCCGATGTCACGCCACCAAAATGATGGATCGTCGATCcatcatttttatcaacaaGGTCCTACACGCTACCACTACTGCTCCACAAAGGTCTTCCAGAGGTACTCTGCAGAGGGCCTGACAGACTCCAGGATGCCCTTTGAAGCGTTTGCTCAGACCGCATTCTTTCGGCGTGAGCTGCAGCTGACGAAGGGCAGAGTGGAGGAAAAGGCTGCCAAGAGGAGGAAACTGATGGAACCTGTGGCTCCTCAAACGCAGGGTAGAATGTGCCGCTTCTGCCATACGGCGCTGAAGCAGAGCCCCCACAGCAAACATATCCACACGGGGTTTCCTGGAGTGGCAGGTAAGTACATTTACTGCCCTCTGAAAGTCCTTAACCTCTACAGACCACAAGGTATGCTGAAAGAAATGACATGGAGGGAATTCCAGGCCTCACCCTTTTATGCCATGGAAAAGGAGAGGtggacagtggagagaaaaaaatagaacatgTTGGATGTAATCCTCTCACCATAACCCTAACCACAAACACAAGGAACAGATTTACAGACTTACATGTTCTGTACAGGTGGACTCTGTCATTGGTTGTGGGGAAGGAGTGTGTCAATTgtgttgtgtgcttgtgttgtgtGCACAATGTTgttatgtttcatttttgaaggataaaaaaaaagattaaacttGGACTTGAGTCTTATTTGTCCACAAAGAAATTCTAATCCAAATGTTCTGCTTATTTCTAATCTGAATAACAGGTCAAACTGgtaattaataatttttttgGATGCAGCAGAATATCagtcttgatttaaaaaatatgatttttgcTGTTTAATATTACATACTATACTTTAACAGTCTCTAATCCATGGTGCGAACTAGGGGGAAGCCAGGGGGGTCTCAGCCCCCCTTGATGAGAcatgagctcccctggaaacaGGATTTGTgagatttggggggggggtctctaaaatattggcaaaatatagttttttgattgatttgatgcATGAGTGGAGGTTGGAGTCGATATGTGGCGATATGTGCTGACATCTCAGAGATATCAGCACGATATCTGATTAGTATGAAGTATCATCTGATAATTATGGGATATTATGCGGAAACTGGCTTCCATAAATAACATAAGTTCAAAAAGTTCGACAACGAAAGATTCTCACTCACTGAAACATGCAGGCGTCCTGACTTTAACTATGAAAACGGGGAAACAGCGCCCCCCAAATCCCGTTAGTGTCCAACAATATATTCCATCCACAGTGTTAAGAAACTACCATAAAGAATGACTAGAAAATCTAGAATCTTAACAATACGTGTGAAAAATAGTGATTCCTCTTGCAGCACTAGCCATCCAAAATTGTGTTGTGGTTAAAAAAGTTTACTGCAATACTGAACTACGCAcctcctcgttagtatagtggtgAGTATCCCCGCCTGTCACGCGGGAGACCGGGGTTcaattccccgacggggagatACATTtagccatttttttttccatgtggaCTAACAAGGGTCACTTTAGACTTggattagtattattattgaaagCTATCTTCTTCTTGTCAATAGGTTTGGACAGGACGTTATTGTAGCCGAAGCCagggctcttattttgaaggccagagtaaaagggaaagtgaggactgaaaggaaaataaatctaacttatatgtaaataaataaacgaataCTGTGAATAGTAGCAcacaatagttgtttttttccaacaaaAGTAAGTATATAAGTAAAGAGACGTTTTAATGACGGACTTCAGTTTACTGTTAAGCCAAGCGGGAAACAGCGCCCccaaaaacctacttgtggtcaaaaatatattacagctgtagtggtttagcactaccatggagaatgaatgggaaacgttttagggccgtttagccaAATAACTCTGGGGCCCAGGCCTAAAGAAAAGTTTGAGTAAATTTCACAATAGGACTGCTTGGTTTGGGCCGTTTAAGTAGAATTAATATAAAGGAGAGAATATGGGCTCACTTCACATTAAGAAGCGGCTGATTTGACCACGGAAAACCAAGTGACTGGCTTAACCGCAATCAGTAGCTTATACAAGACAGCTACTCCACCTGCTGGTTTTcttatccttttatttattaatacacctttgtttatttatttatttttttacattcgGTAAAGTTCTTGGTATTCCTATCAATTGGCGATCCGTCTAATCGTAGAAGGTGATGCTACGACAGGTTATGTTCGTTAGTTTAACTCAAATATAACGGAGCATCTCATTGGGCAAATTGATTGGTCACGTGGCTGGAACAACAagcattggtggttcagtggtagaattctcgcctgccagATACAGGCCGGGCGTGGTTAGCTGCAATGCACTGACAGCCAATCAGACGGCAGCATTTTCATGTATGCTGCTGTCCCCTGATCATTGGTGCTGATCTGGTGCATTAGACATCTAAATCTCAGGATAGAGAGTTTAAAATTGTATCATTCACAGAAGAAACAGAAGTATAAGTAAAGTAGGAAATATTAAACTATAgtaaatattatgttaaatataatattaaataatagtCCAAATCGACTGATATTCTGTTGCacccaaaaaaaattattaattacCAGTTTCACCTGTTAATTACATTGGAATTAAGCAGAACATTTTAATTAGaatgtctttggtttgtggacaaataagACTCATAGTTCAAGTTCAAGTTTAACTTTTTATATACTTCAAAAATgaaacatgacaacattgtgcacacaacacaagcacacaacacAATGGAGACACTCCTGGATTGTTCATTCAAcatgttctatttttttctctccgctGCCCACTTCTTCTTTTCCATGGCATAAAAGGGTGATGCTTGGAATTCCTTCCATGTCATTTCTGTAAGCATACCCTCTGATTTATACATGTTAAAGACCTTTGAAGGGCAGTAAATGTATTTGCCTGCCACTCCAGGAAAccctgtgtgaatgtgtctgccGTGGGGGTTCTGCTTCAGCGTCGTATGGCAGAAGCGGCACATTCGCCCCTGCGTTTGAGGAGCCACAGGTTCCATGAGTTTTCTCCTCTTGGCAGCCTTTTCCTCCACTCTGTCCCTCGTCAGCTGCAGCTCACGCTGAAAGAATGCAGTCTGAGCAAGTGCTTCAAAGGTCATCTTGGGGTCTGTCAGGCCCTCTGCAGAGTATGTCTGGAAGACCTTTGTGGAACAGTAGTGGTAGCGTGTAGGGCCTTGTTGGTAAAAATGATGGACCGATGATCCATCATTTTGGTAGCGTGACACTGGCTGCCCACACGCATGACACGTTTTGGTCTGCCGTGGCTTTtgttgctgctcctgctgctgtagctgttgCTGCTCCTGCCGCTGTAGCTGTTGCTGAATGTCCTGTAGCATTTGCTGTATTTTGTCCTCTGCCAATGGCTTTTCAGGTGGCACACATTTGACATCGACCGGATTGACAGTGGCTGGTGGCAGCACAACAACTGGGACATGGACAGTCTCACTTCCCTCCGTTAAGTCTTGCCACAGCTTCTGTGTCTCCATTAGTTTTTCTGGACTGGTGTTCAGAGAAGAGCTGGTGTTCAGTTGTTTTGCCAGGTGTTTTGTGTACAGTGTAATGTGATGTTTGGTGGTGGGGTGAAGGAGACTATTTGGGTCAGAGGCAGATTGATGGACCATGGCAGCATAGTCCTTGTCCACAAGTTTTACCATCTCTTTCTGCCCATGGTAGGTGTTTAGGAGGCTGTCTATAGCTGCCTTCATTGGTGACGGCCAGCGCTTGTGGTCCAAGACAAAGACTCTTCCACCTGTCTTAATCGGTCCGGTGCGGGCACTCTGTGGGGAGGACCTCAGTGGCAGAGGTGAAGTTTCTGGAACAAAGAAAAGCTTTttaagaaaaagattgttttacCCATATATATTGAGGTGATGTCCATGGCATTTAGAATGTTGGCAGAAACTGGTATTGACTTACCCATTATAGCTGGATGTTCCATGCTTCCTTGGGACATCAGCTGTACATTACGGCTCCCAGCAGGGTGAAGCTGGGGTGGCTGGGCCACAGGTGCAGGAGTGGATGGGGCCAGGTTTACAGATGGTGTCGGGCCAGGGGGTGGAGGCACTGGAACCGGTACATCATCCTTCCCTTTTGACCTGTGTTTGTTCCAGTCTAGGGGAACTGGGCGGCACTCTGGCTCAATGTACTCGAGTCCAAATCTCTCTCCTGTGTCCCTATCAGAGAGGCAAAGTAGAGGGTACTTCTCCTTTCCTGTCACTCTCTTTGAAGCAGAGTTCAGCTCCATTATGAGCAACGGATCAAAAACAGGCGGGAGAGTCACATCTGGCTGCTTCAGGTCCAGAAGCCGCTTGTAGTTCCATCTTGCCACCCCTGTCATGCCCTGAGCCTGGAACAGTTCACAGGACACATGAGTCCCAGTAATCCACTGGGACTGATGGAAATGGTAACCCTCCTGCTGTGAGGTCCCCCTGACAGGAATCCAGATGGGGACTTTCGCACCGTCACCAGGGACGTGGTTCAGCTGCAGAGTCCCCCCATACCTGTACAGGGTTCCCCCAGGGAGCTGGGGGTCACTCAGGCACCCACGCAGAATGTGCACCCTCTGGATACGCCAAGTCTTCAGCATGGTATGTTTGAAGAGAGGTACATTGTTTGGGTCTGTGGTCAGGTGGAAATGTCGAAGAACTTTCTCCACTCTGTTGACTAGTTCTGCTGGCGCTGGGATCAGGGTTCTACAGTGTTCTCTGATATGCTGTTTTGTGGGATTTGGCGGTTGAATTCCACAGAACTGGTAAGCACCTGTCAGTTTCTGTAGGTCCTCCTGATCCACGACAGagaaggcagaggagaggagttgGCAGAAGGTGCTGTAGAGGGAATGATGCTCTGAAGTGCACTCCCGAGTAAAGCGCCTCATACAGCGGAACAGGTCCAACTTGACCACAATGTTGCGGTTGTAGTCTGTACGAGACGCACAGGTGTTCTCCAGAGCACCAACTGTGGCCTCGGCAACGATGGACTCTGTCGTCTTCCAGGCATCCCAGTTAAGGCACTCTCCGTGTTGAAGGTCAGGTATTCTGAATGGCGCACAGCAGTCCCTGAACAGGAGGAGGggattagaataaaaaaaatgtcaagaagACGATTTCAATACTGTATTATAGTAGTGTGTATTGTACATGTGTTGTAGTGTAAAAGCTGTAACATAAATGTTATGACCGTGAAAGTGATTTGAACCAGTTTATTAGCTGCAGATATTTCTCACCTGTCTACCCAGTGGTACTTGGCCTTTTCCACCCCAGCATCATCGTACCTCTTCGCTAACCCCTGGTACATAGGCGTAAGCGATTTCTCTGTTTCTGATTGCACCATGACCCAGGAGGCGATCATCCAGTTCTCGTTCATGATGGCATAACTGGACATGGTGCCTGATGACAGGGTCACTTTTCGTGCCACTTTCCTGGTGTGGTCAGAGCGCACGACCTGTCCGAAAGTGCCCTGCAGGAGCTTTGTGATTGCTGGCTGTTGGCGCTGATACTCATCAATGAGGCAGTCAGCTAAGTAgtaggcagagacagagactccACTCCATCCCCCTGCGTCCTCATAGGTTCCAAAGTCTAGTGGTGGGTCTTCCTTCCTCACCAGGTGACCGAGTGTTCTCTGCCCATAAACCCCAGCCTCAGCGTCCCAGATGTTCACAATGCTGCCAAGATATGCAAGGTGAGCTTGTTCATACTTAAGATGCAGCAGTTCGTTCACCTGGTTAGCCACGTCAGAGGGCGACATACAACATCAGTAATTAAGAGTAGTTAGGAGTAACATCTTACTGTGTGGTTGCTCAGGTGTAGTATGGGGGGTTGGTCTGAGTGTCGGTCGGGGCACAACAGAAGGACCAGCTGTTAGAACAAGGgtggaaaaagacaaagataagTGAGGTGTCATaacatttgtgctttttgttctttttattttagactATAATAAGAGGACACATTTAGGGCACAGTAATGGTTGGGAAGAGTTATGAGAATATCTTACTGGGCAGTGGCTCAGGTgtgtgaggagcagaggaggtctCAGAGGATGGGAGGGCTCCGGAAAAGACAAATGTATGGTTCCATTAAGGCCAATAAACTTTTTACTTTATCATCACATACTTACATAATTACCATATTTGTTACCACCGCTGCACAGCCTCGAAGGAACTCATATGGGCAACAGTATAGACATTGTTCATTAAATGAAACTGCATATGTCAGTCAGCCTGTGATACACACCTGGTGCAGAGACAGTCCTCTCTAGCTCTTTGACCATAAACTGCAGCTCAGCAGGAAGGGGCACAGGTGTCTTCACTGTCGGCAAGGCAGCGGGGGCTAGATAGAAAGACAACCAGGTAAGAAAAAGCATTCcacattaaaatcatttaagTACAATGTGAAAGGGTGGTATTGCACCCCCAATTCACACACGGGATGGGACGCCACAAAGTGCAAAAACAGGACACAGCTTCGagggtcaagtgaaaaaaatggTGCTGGTTTATTGCCAAGTGCGCATgtgcacaaaaaataataacaaaaaaacaaataaagaaaatacttggAAATAACAAAAATCCAACAAGCCCTTCatagacaaaacaaaactaccTTGTAGAGGCACAAAAAAGGCAACCTCGCAGCAAGCTCACCTACAGCCATATGGAAGCACACACTCCTACCCCGTCTCCCCACTAGCTTTAAATAAGGCCACCAATCAGCTACT
This genomic interval from Solea solea chromosome 2, fSolSol10.1, whole genome shotgun sequence contains the following:
- the LOC131451719 gene encoding uncharacterized protein LOC131451719, whose amino-acid sequence is MSSYAIMNENWMIASWVMVQSETEKSLTPMYQGLAKRYDDAGVEKAKYHWVDRDCCAPFRIPDLQHGECLNWDAWKTTESIVAEATVGALENTCASRTDYNRNIVVKLDLFRCMRRFTRECTSEHHSLYSTFCQLLSSAFSVVDQEDLQKLTGAYQFCGIQPPNPTKQHIREHCRTLIPAPAELVNRVEKVLRHFHLTTDPNNVPLFKHTMLKTWRIQRVHILRGCLSDPQLPGGTLYRYGGTLQLNHVPGDGAKVPIWIPVRGTSQQEGYHFHQSQWITGTHVSCELFQAQGMTGVARWNYKRLLDLKQPDVTLPPVFDPLLIMELNSASKRVTGKEKYPLLCLSDRDTGERFGLEYIEPECRPVPLDWNKHRSKGKDDVPVPVPPPPGPTPSVNLAPSTPAPVAQPPQLHPAGSRNVQLMSQGSMEHPAIMETSPLPLRSSPQSARTGPIKTGGRVFVLDHKRWPSPMKAAIDSLLNTYHGQKEMVKLVDKDYAAMVHQSASDPNSLLHPTTKHHITLYTKHLAKQLNTSSSLNTSPEKLMETQKLWQDLTEGSETVHVPVVVLPPATVNPVDVKCVPPEKPLAEDKIQQMLQDIQQQLQRQEQQQLQQQEQQQKPRQTKTCHACGQPVSRYQNDGSSVHHFYQQGPTRYHYCSTKVFQTYSAEGLTDPKMTFEALAQTAFFQRELQLTRDRVEEKAAKRRKLMEPVAPQTQGRMCRFCHTTLKQNPHGRHIHTGFPGVAGKYIYCPSKVFNMYKSEGMLTEMTWKEFQASPFYAMEKKKWAAERKK
- the LOC131476751 gene encoding uncharacterized protein LOC131476751 encodes the protein MSKGSTGHPAIKETSPLPLETRKPWQTGGSETVHVPVVVLPPATVNPVDPDHVPPEKPLAEDKVQKMLQDILQQQQQFQQQLQQVQLPRQEQQEKPRQTKTCRACGQPMSRHQNDGSSIHHFYQQGPTRYHYCSTKVFQRYSAEGLTDSRMPFEAFAQTAFFRRELQLTKGRVEEKAAKRRKLMEPVAPQTQGRMCRFCHTALKQSPHSKHIHTGFPGVAGKYIYCPLKVLNLYRPQGMLKEMTWREFQASPFYAMEKERWTVERKK